Sequence from the [Bacteroides] pectinophilus genome:
GACTGGGAAACTGTAGGCCGCTGTGTCAATCGTGCTCTTCACGATTTAGAACCGGAGCACTCAAGAAGACTTGATAGTCTGGTTAATATCGGCATTGACGAAACCAGTTACAAAAAGGGTCACAAGTACATTACAGTAATCGTTAATCACGATACCAACACAGTGGTATGGGCATCGGAAGACCATGGCAAATCCGTTCTTGAAAAGTTTTATAAACAGCTTACTCCAGAGCAGCTATCCAGCATCAAGGTTGTTACAGGTGATGGTGCCAAATGGATCACAGAGTGTGTAAATGAATACACTCCTGACTGCGCCCATTGTGTTGATTCCTTTCACGTAATCGAGTGGGCTATGACAGCTCTCGATGAAGTCAGAAAAGATATCTGGCATGATGCCTACAGCGAATATAAGCAGGTCAAAAAAGATAATCCATGTAGCAAGGGTCGTCCTAAAAAGGATGATCCTGAACTTGCTATTGTGAAAGCAGCTAAAGCTAAAGCAGATGAGATAAAAGGCTCTGCATACATGATAAAGGTTCTCTGTTTCCTTTTTGATACCAAATATCATATGCATTATATAATATCTTTCTAAACTCTTCCATGTTTCTATTATTGATAGTATTAAAATCTCCTATGAGAATATACTCTTCGTTAGAATGTTTCTGTAAAAATGAATACAATTCATTCCAAAATTGTTCATCATATTTGGGTGGAATTGGTTATCTAATTAACTACATTATTTTCTGTCTAAAATATCCATAAATTCGTCACCTGTAATTGTTTCCTTCTCATACAGGTACATAACCAGTTCGTCCAGTTTTTCCCTGTTTTCAGCAAGGATTTTTCTTGCTTTTTCATGCTCTGCTTTTACGAGCTGCACGACTTTTTCATCAATTTCCTTCTGGGTATCTGCGGAACAGGAAAGAGACGTATCGCCGCCAAGATACTGGTTGGTCACGTTTTCCATTGCCACCATGTCGAATTCATCTGTCATGCCATAGCGGGTGATCATCGCTCTTGCAATTTTTGTTGCCTGTTCGATATCATTGGAGGCTCCGGTCGTGATCTCACCAAATACGATCTCCTCTGCCGCACGTCCGCCTGTAAATGTAGCAATCTTATTCTCAAGTTCTTTTTTCGTCATCAGATATTTATCACCCTGCTCAACCTGCATAGTGTAGCCGAGTGCACCTGAGGTACGCGGGATGATCGTAATCTTCTGGACCGGTGCTGAATGACTCTGCAATGCAGCTACCAGAGCGTGTCCTATCTCATGATATGCAACAACCTTCTTCTCCTGATCTGAAAGAACCGCATTCTTCTTCTGATATCCTGCAATAACCACTTCTATACTTTCTTCGAGATCAGATTCATTTACAACGGTCCTTCCACTACGGACAGCACGTAATGCTGCTTCATTTATAATATTGGCAAGCTCCGCACCGGATGCACCGGATGCCATACGTGCAATCGTATGCAGGTCAACATCATCAGATGCTTTTATCTTCTTTGCATGAACCTTTAAAATTGCTTCACGGCCTGCAAGATCCGGCAGTTCAACCGGCACACGCCTGTCAAAACGTCCCGGACGTGTAAGTGCCGGATCTAACGACTCCGGACGGTTCGTTGCAGCAAGAATGATGACACCATTATTTCCTTCAAATCCGTCCATCTCTGTAAGAAGCTGGTTTAAGGTCTGCTCCCTCTCATCATTTCCGCCCATTTGTCCGTCACGCTTTTTACCAATGGCATCAATTTCATCAATAAACACGATACATGGTGCCTTTTCCTTTGCCTGTCCGAAAAGATCTCGAACTTTGGAAGCTCCCATACCGACAAACATCTCAACGAATTCTGATCCGGACATTGAGAAAAATGGTACATTTGATTCACCCGCAACTGCTTTTGCAAGCATTGTTTTGCCGGTTCCCGGAGGTCCTACAAGAAGGACACCTTTTGGCATAGACGCACCTACATCAGTATACTTCTTCGGATTATGAAGATAATCAACGATCTCTGAAAGGTTTTCTTTCGCCTCATCTTCTCCTGCAACGTCTGAAAAACGGATTCCCTCACTGGATTGCACATAAATCTTCGCATTGCTTTTTCCCATTCCAAAAGCCATCGAATTTTTTCCTCCGGCATGCTCCATCAGTTTCTTCGCCATATAATTTCCCAGTGCGATAAAAAGAATCAATGGCAAAACCCCGGTCAGCAGGAAGCTGATGATCGGTGACATCTGCTTATCGATATCTTTTGCGAATACGGCTCCACATTCATATAGCCTGTCCGTCAGGTTCGGATCGTTCATCAGACCTGTTTTATAAATATTTTTTTTGATCTTTATCTGTAAAGATGATCTGATTGTCCTCAACTTCTACTTCACCAATATTCTTCTTCTCGATCATGCTCATAAAAGTTCCATAATCCGTTTCCTTTACCTGATGCTCCATAAGGATTGGTGTGACAACCAGATTAAATACGATCAGCACTATTAACACAATCCCATAATAATATGCCAATGGTTTTTTCGGTGTTTTAACTTCTTTCATGGTCTTTCCTCCTGTTGTTCTGCGTTATGCTTTCTCCGTGCATTTTCGTATTATTTATTCTGCCATCTGACTTCGCCCTTGGACAGAAGCGGATAACAGATCAGCTGATCTGAATCCAGATTTTCCGCATGCATGTCAACCGCTGTGATCTGATGATTATCATAAGTCGTATAATAATAAATACCTTTTGCTGTATTACAACAGGACGTGTATATCGTGATCTCATATTTGCCTTCTGTCACCTCACAGCATCCACGCTGCTGATCTACGGATCCTAAGATATGGAAGAACTGGCTTACACTCTCATCCTCTTCTTCACCGGAGATCGAATTTAATTTTGTAAAGGCAACTTTCACAAATCTTGACTGGCTGGAAAGATCTCCAGGTATTCCCATTCCACCCATTCCTCTGCTATATGCATCAAGCTGTAATACTCCTGCAAAAGTACTCTCCGGCTGTTTTCTGGATACTCCGGCATAATTATTCAGTGCAAACATCTGACTCGGGAATGGTGGATTATTGGTAAGCACTCCTACCGGATTATCATATACATGCAGCCCATCTTTCATAGACTCAACAACGATACTGGAGTCTTTGTCTGCAATGATCCAGTGAAGCTGTGCTGTCGGCAGCTGTTCACTGAATGCTGTACCTGTCAGTCTCATTGCTGCCAGCTTCTCTCTCGCCTCTGCTACAGTAGCACACTGTGTAAGGATCCATGGGATGAACTCGAACTGTGCCACCTGGCTGACTTCTGTTTCATCTTCCGGCAAAGCCTCTTCATATGCCGCATTGCCGACAAAATTAAGACCTGCCATTCCAAGGCCTTTTTCATTAACAGCATCATAATAAAGCGGATAACCTTCTGCAACAAATGCCATTCCGATCAAAGCATAATGGCTTTTTATCTTCCCGGCAAACCGGAAATCAAATTCGTAATTTCTTGGCGTTATCGCGATCTGTTCCCCATAGGAAAATTCATAATCAAGCGTTCTGCCCATATAAAAATCTTTTGTTTTGTAAGTTGCTGCTGTACACATATCGAACACCTCTTCTTTCTGCTATAATAGTCCTGCAAACAATCTCATAAACAACTGTCCGAGCCGTAAATATGCACTCCGTCCTGTGCGGTACTTTTCGGTCACTTCCCTGCATTCATTCATGGTTGCTCCCAGATCATCTCTTATATCCAAAACTGTCTGACTATCCGCCATAAAACAACCATTTTTAAAGTGGTGATAAAGCAATGCCATTCAGTTAAGCATCATTTTAGTGGTTTTCTGTCATAGAAAGCCACTGTTTTTATGCCTAAAAACTTTAAAAATATTACAAAAAACAGTTGACAAGTAAGCCAATATATGTTGCGCAAGCCTTGATTATAAACATATTTCAAGGAGGCTCATTATGGCTGATTTTTTCTTATCTAATTTAAAATCCACACTCGACAACTGCATCACAGAACTCGATGAAATCCACTCCATGTTCTGCCGTAATCCGGAAAGTGATTTTACCAGGAACCGCAAACTTTCTTTCCGCGAGTATATTCAGTTTATGCTCCAGATGCAGAGTAAATCCGTTTCAAATGCAGTAAACATATGCAGGGCATATCTCAAACACGATGGTAACGAAACAGAGTCCATGCTTCTCATACAAAAGTATCTGACACCTGTCAAGTACAATCGAAAATATCCTATCCACCTCCGTCCAAAGAGAAATAGGGATTTCATGTATCGGGTTGCATAAATCTCGTTACCATTATTCTGCATTATAAGGCAGATAAGCAATCTGTCTTTTTGTCATAAAAAACCTTATCTAAATGACATTGAATGATTTATTTTCTATCTAAAATTTTATTAAACCGACTAAAGACTCCATAGTTTGTGTGTTTGACTTACTGTTTATATCTATCTTCTCCTAAATATTTTTCTAGTCATTGCAATATAAAATTGCTTATACAGTCTCTCCCTTAAGAGTCCTGGTATTCTGGATAATATACAGAGCGACCGATATGACCATCATTATAGCGCACAAACCAATCAACAAATCTGATACCATCGGTGTAATGTGGAACCATATAATATGCACCGCTGCAGTTCCATATAATAAAAAGGTTACTATCTTTCCATGCCAGTCTGCACCATGTACTTTTCCTGTCTTTCGTATCACAAGACATCCACTGACTACCATATACAGCTCCTTACCTGCCATTATTACGATTAAAAGAAGCATATGCGGAAAACGAGTAAACAGACAGATTAACATCGCTGCCTGTGTCAGCTTATCAGCCACCGGATCAAGTATTTTTCCTAAATTACTAATCCTATGGAATCTTCTTGCGATATATCCATCAGCAAGATCCGTAAGACCAGACAGCAATAAGATTTCACCAGCTAACAGAGGATTTTTCTTTACACAATAACTCCATATAATTACCGGAATCAGACAAAGCCGAAAAAAAGAAAGAAGATTAGGAACCGTAATAATTCTATTCAAATTTTCTTCCTGATTCACTTCACTCTGCATGTACGGTCACATCACTTTCCTTTTTTTTAGACATAAACCAATAAAATATAACACAAAATGCTAAAGCAAACACAACACCAAAAACATTTTGAATCACTCTAAGACTAACCGCTCCTTGTAGTCCATAAGTCTCTGCAGCAATGGCTAAAGCACCAAATGTGTTAAATACTGCCTGCCAGCCATATTGTGCTGAAAATCCTACACCGATTCCACCAAGGATTCCTATATATGCATAGATTGACGAAGGAAGCAGAAAATATAATACTGTAAAACATATAACACCTGCAATATTTCCGACAATCCTTTTACGGACTCTGTAGTGCATATCTTCCATAAACGGCAAAATCGTGGACATGGCCGCAATACCAGCCCACATTGCACGTGGCATATTACAAAGTTCTGCAATGCAAAGGACAATCGGTACGCATAAAATCTGACATATCTGCCATTTTGTTCTGGAAGAAGTGATATCAAATTCTTGTATCAGATCTTTCAGATTTCTTTTATAAGTTCTGTTTTTATGATTTCGATAAAATACGAAGCAGGTAAGTGCTGCACCGAAAGCCATTCCGACTAATCGCATCTGATAGCTTTTTCCCGTAACATCATAACCATATAGCAGCAGATACCCAAGAACCAATGTAGATTGATTAAACATGAATGGATTATGGCATCCGAACAGAATCAACACAGCCAGTGCCGCAATATTTAACAGCATTCCCAATACCGGTGAAAACTGATTTGCTAAATGCGGACATACAGTCATAATTACAAAGAACAAAGCCAAAAGCATCGTAGATTGTCCGGTGTGGATCCCCAGATCCGCATTTCTAAACACCATAAGGCATAATAAGACTACTACACCTACAATGCTGTTCTCATTTCCAAATAGGATGCTGAAAATACTAACAAAGAAAAAACAAAATGCCATTGTAACAGCTATCTTCACCAGATATACCAGTATATGATATGATTTTTCTTTCACTGTTTCACTCTTTTTCAACAGGTTTTTAGAACCTGCCTGATTTAACTGCAACTCCTGATAAAATGTCATATAAATTCTCCCATCTTCTAATTTATCTTAAAACTATATAATCTCATCTTTCTGTATTGGAAGCTCTACAACAAATCTGCATCCACCATATTCCCGGTTTTCTGCCTTGATTGTCCCGCCAGCACTATCTACGATCCGTTTCACAAGTGCAAGGCCGAGACCATTTCCTTCTGCTTTGTGAGAACCGTCTGCCTGATAAAATTTATCAAATATTCTGGTTTTCACATCATCCTCTATTCCCGGTCCTTCATCTTCCAGAATAAACATTACAGAATCCTTTTCCTGCTTCAGAAACATCATAATTGTCCCCTTTGCAGGACTGAACTTAATCGCATTATCTAAAAGATTCATCCATATATGCATAAAAAGTCCTTCATTCCCAGTATATTTAACTTCCTCCAGCTCTACCTGGAAACCAATTTCTTTTTCTGTCCATTTTGTCTCCAGGGAAAGAAATGCCTGACGGATCTGTTCATCCAAACGATATTCTGTTTTTTTCATTGGTATGTTCTGATTCTCTAACTTGGATAACAGCAAAATATTTCCAACCAATCCGGAAAGCCTTTGGGTATTAAACAGGATTTTTTCTACATATTCCTCTTGCTCCTGAGACAGTTCTTCTCCCTGAAGAAGCATTGTATACCCTTCAATGGCATTAATCGGGGTCTTAAACTCATGAGAAACATTAGATACAAAATCCATCTGCAGCACCTCTGTTGCACGAAGTTCTTTTGTCATAACGTTAAAACTCTGATAAGATTCTCCAACTTCTGCTATACGGCTGTTCGTTTCCAAATGCTGTTCAAAATCTCCCCGAGAAACTTCCTTCATTGCTTTACTAAGCCTGGTAATTGGTTCCAGTAACTTTGCATTAATAAAGGAAGTGATCAGCCCTGCAATCAATGTATTGAAAATCAAAAGCCAGCCAAGCACAGGTATGCTGCCCGGCAGATGAAAAAAATGATTCAAAAAAGCAAATAATAAAGCAGATATGACTGTTGAAAATACAAGTGCCAGCCAGATTGCACCAGTCAGACAGGATCGGATCCGCAATCCTTTTTCTTTCTTTTGTTCCATTATTTTTTCACCACCTTGTATCCAATTCCACGCATTGTTACGATTTCAAAATCAGGGTTATCTTTAAAACGCTCCCTGATTCTTCCTATATGTACCTCTATCGTATGTGGGTCTGCCTCCGTCTCGTATCCCCATACTTCATCCATCAACTGTTGTTTTGTAAATGTTCTGCCTGGCGAAGCTGCAAGCTTATATAAAAGCAGGAATTCTTTTTTAGGCAAAACAAGACTTTCCTTATCAGTTATAACCGTCATTGCATCATAATCAAACTCTGTTGAACCGATCACAATTTTGTGTTCATTCAGTATCTGTGCACGGCGAAGCAGTGCTCCGACTCTTAAAACCATTTCATTCACATTTACCGGTTTTACCATATAATCGTCACTTCCCGAAAGAAATCCCTGGCGCATATCATCAAAGGAACCTTTCGCAGTGATCATAAGTACCGGTATCTGATATCCTGCTGAACGGAGTTCCGACACCAGTTCATAACCATCCATAACCGGCATCATAATATCGGAAATGATCAGATCAATATACTCTTTATCCAATATTTCTAATGCCAGTGCTCCATCCGATGCACTTTTGACCTGATATCCATTCTTCTCAAGCACTTTTTGGAATAGCTGGCTTAATTCTTTATCATCTTCTACAATTAATATTTGAAACACGATCTTCTTCCTCCTTTATCAGAACAGATATCTTGCCCATCCAAGCAGATGCTGTACCAAAAGTACGTTTCTCTGACGCTTCTTTGTCAATTCAATTGGCTCTACATGATACGGATCACGATAGGTTCCATCTTCCAATACCTGTCGGGACACTCTTTCATATTCCATCATGCCTTCTTCCAACTGCTTATTAATCTCTTTGCTACGTATTACAAGCATCAGTTCCGTATCCAGATACGTGCTTCTCATATCCATGTTAAAGGAACCTATTACGGATAGATCATCATCAATCAGGATGCTTTTTCCGTGGTAAGAATAGCCGCCTTCATACTCCCAGATATCAATTCCTGTATTTAAAATTCTGTTTCTGTTTCTCGCATAATCAGCAGAACCAAACGGATTTCCATTGTTGGCAACCGAATTGGTCATGATAGAAAAATCCGGAACTCTCTCCGCAATCTCTTTCCATGTATTATACATCATATCATTGCAGATAATATATGGTGTATGAATTTTCACGCGCTCTTTTGCATTTTTCATTAGTTCTCCCAGTTGATACCAGACTACTGGTTCCTTGGGACCTGTGTGGATAGGATTTGACACTAATGCAATCTTTTCTGTCTCAAAAGTTTCGTCCGTGTAATCGGTATCGCAGATTCTTTCCTTATTCTCTTCAAAATATTTCTGATAGCCGTTCTGCAGCTCTAAAACTGCGTTCTTTACAGATTTTCTATTTGCCAGTTTTTTATTGTCATGAAAATAACCACTGTCTTCTTGTTCCCATATCGTTTCAAAATACTCTAACAACTGGTTAACTGAATTTTCTTTCTCAGGTTCATCGCAAACCACTAACACGTCTCTGTCATAGTTCTTATGTCCCGGAAAATCACCCAGGAAATAATTGTATGTATTTCTTCCCCCAAGAATATATCTCTTTCCATCTGCAATCAAATATTTATCATGCATTCTACCCATCATTTTCCACGGTTTCAACGGATTGGCCTTATTATACAGTTTAATTTCAACATTCTCATGGGAAGATAATCCATAGAAATACGGATTGCCTTCCATATCAACCCAGCTCTCCATTCCATCTACTAACAGACGAACATGCACACCTCTGTCTGCCGCATCATGCAGTGCTCCTAAAATCAATTTTCCACTTTCATCGGATTGAAATGCAAAAGTAGAAAGAATAATTTCCTTTTTTGCATTCTTGATCAAACGCACTCTTTGTAAAAGCGCTTCTGGATTCTTTTCTATGATTACTGCCCGTTCTGTATTTTCACTGCATTCGTTCCATGACCCATTTTTTGTTTCTTTTTTGGTTGTATTGGACACTTCCGGCTGCTTTTTATATGCAACGCAGATTCCGAGCAATTCATAAAAAGCCATACATAAAAAAATTGCCAGTATAACAAGAAGGATTTTACATATTTTATACTTTTTCATTGTACATCACCTGATTCCTTTTTATTTCATACTTATACAATACAAAGTCAATCTCAATTTAACCTCAACAAGGTTTGTTTTTTCATCCATGCAAAATCTTCTTTGTACAACAGACTGTTAGATATAGCAAAAACGGCCTTTCAAAAACAGTTAACTTCTAAATCAACTGTTTTTTGAAAGGTCGTTTCATCAGATTCTTATAGCAATCCAGCAAATAATCTCATAAATAATTGTCCTAGTCGCAAATATGCACTTCGTCCGGTTTGATATTGGTCTGTCACATCACGACATTCTCCCATCGTTCTTATCAGATCATTTTTTATTTCCACAACTGCCTGACAATCTGCCATAAAACAGCCGTTTTCAAAATGGTGATATAAACTTCGATAATCCAAATTAATTGTTCCACAAGTTGCCATACAGTCATCTGCCACACTCATTTTTGCATGACAGAAACCAGGAGTCCACTCATAAACACGAACACCATGTTTAACTAATCCATGATAAAAAGAACGCGTTATATTATAAATGAATTTTTTATCAGGGATACCAGGTGTGATAATTCTTACGTCTACCCCTCGCTTAGCAGCCAGACATAACGCATGCGTCATTTCATCTGTTATGATTAGATATGGAGTCATAAACCAACAATATTTTTCAGCTTTATTTATCATACTGATATAAACTTCTTCTCCTACCTGCTCATTATCCATAGGGCTGTCTGCATAAGGTTGAACAAACCCAGTTTGCTGTGCCGCATAATCATAGTGGAAAAGGTATTTACTAAAATCAGGATCATTAGCATCCTTAGCACTTACTGCATTCCACATTTCCAAAAATGTCACCGTAAGCGACTGAACAGCATCTCCTTCTAAACGAATACCTGTATCTTTCCACTGTCCATACGGGTGTGTGTAATTAAAATATTCGTTTGCTAGATTATATCCACCTGTAAATCCGACTTTTCCATCAATAACTGTTATTTTTCTATGATCACGATTGTTCAAAAACAGATTTAAACCTGGCATAAACGGATTGAATACACGGCAATGAATTCCTATTGCCTCCATCTTTTTCACAAAATCTGTGTTAATAAAGCCTATAGAACCCATATCATCGTAGAATACTCTAACTTCCACACCTGCTTTTACTCGCTCTTCCAGAACATCTTGAATCTTATGCCATGCTTCAGCGTCTTCTATCGCATGATATTCCATAAAGATAAACTTCTGTGCTTTCTCCAAATCCTTAAGCTGTGCCTCTAATCCTTTCACTGCTTCATCAAAATACACAATATCCGTATTCTGATAGATTGGATACTGCGAATTTCTTTGTATGTAACTTGCTATATTTCCTGCTTTCGGAATTGTTTCTTTTATTCTGCTCAAACACTCCTGACTGTCCGGAAGCATTGGTAACAATTTGCTATCAATTTCTGCATATCGCTCACGCATTTTATGTGTGCCACCATTCAAACCAATCAACAAATACAGGCCTACACCCATAATTGGGAAAATTAGAATTAAGATGACCCAAGGCATTTTCATAGAGGATGTCTTATTTGATGCGTACAATCCCAAAACCAAGATCCCACTCAAAATCCTTGTAAATAAATTTATGATTTCTGCATATTCATTCAAGCGTGTTACGATAGTAATAATAAAAATCACTTCCAGAAGAATGCAGATTATGGAAAAACACAGCCGTTTTACCCCATTTTTTGTTTTTGCTTTGCCCTCTAAAGTATCTTGTTTCATATATCTTCCACCTTCCTACTTGCTCAGTTTTCTCCCTAAATTTCGTGAAACATACCAATTTTGTCTTTTATTCTCTGCATTTCATTATCTGCTTCAATGATAGCTCTTGCAGAATGAAGTAATTCTTCACTTATCTCATCATAGCCAGGCATTTCTTCAATTCCTTTTTTATAGCGAAGTTGATGTTCCAATGTTGCCCAGAAATCCATACCATTGGTTCGAATCTGTAATTCTACACGCATAGGTGTTTTACCCTTAGCAAAAAATACTGGTATTTCAACAATCATATGATAGCTTCGATAACCATTCGATTTTGGATTTTTTATATAATCTTTTATTTCAATAACTTTAATATCATCCTGTTGGGTAATCAAATCTGATATCATATAAATATCGTCAATAAACGCACAAACTATTCGAACGCCTGCTACATCATTGAGATATGTCTGTATATTTTCTGTTGTAAATTCATATCCCATCTTCTGCAGTTTATCGTAAATACTATTGGGCTTCTTAATTCTTGTTTTTATAAAAGAAATAGGATTTCGATTGTTCTCAACTGAAAATTCATCATCCAAAACTTCAAGTTTAGTTTGTATCTCCCGAATAGCACAACGATACATCATCATTAAATTATAAAATTTTGTAGCATTATTTAAAAACTGTAATAGATGGTAACGAATTTATTTTTCTCCTAACAGAACCTTTTACTTCTTTTTCATTCTGCCCCTTTTTACAAAAATCAAAATCACATTCTTCCAATGAGCCATTATAACACTTCTCGAAAAATGAGGCTGCGTCCAGATTTGTATGTAATCCTGTAAGATGCAGATAATTGTCTTCATGTGCACTTACTATATAATATTCATTTTTTTCAAACGCTTTAGAACATAGCAAATATTCATATTCAACATAATATTTCTTATATAAATCTGCACATTGAATAACTGTTTCTTTTACGCGTTGCGAAAAACTCTTTTGTTCCTCCATTAAACCTCCATATAGTAAAATAGAAGGATAATCACACAGTCATCCTTCTACTAATTTTTCACAGTTTATTCTGCAATGGGAATGGGTTTTCGGTCTCCATCCCGACCACTGGAACAGGTTTAAGGTCTCTGTTCCGACCTTATAAGTATCTCTTTTTGTACTTTAATTTTACATCCCATCCCTCAAATAGTCAAAGAATTTTTCTTCTTTATATAAAGATATTCTATACTTTATTATATGCATTGCCATTGAAAAAAGAGCCCGACGCATCAAGCTCTTTCTAGGTGTTGTCCGAAGACGTCCACCGCAATTCATAGACATAATATACTATATGGCCAAAATTTGTGCAAGTTGTATTAACAAATTAACTGCATATTTGTGTCACCAGTGGTGTCACAAAATTAACTTATTATACTTTCATCGTCCGTAATGCAAATTATTCCAACAAAAAAGCGGCAATGATTCCCCGACCATTGCCGCTTCTATAAATTAATGTTCCCAGCGGGAATCGAACCCACAACTAGCGCTTAGGAGGCGCTTGTTATATCCGTTTAACTATGAGAACCTTCCGGCTCAAAAGAGCCTTTATTATTTTATATGTATTTGTCACATTTGTCAAA
This genomic interval carries:
- a CDS encoding ISL3 family transposase; its protein translation is MNTRRIVSSALNMGLYVAEVPWAYPGSRFTKDFDLTVAWFASYLPRSTTSYFMRVDWETVGRCVNRALHDLEPEHSRRLDSLVNIGIDETSYKKGHKYITVIVNHDTNTVVWASEDHGKSVLEKFYKQLTPEQLSSIKVVTGDGAKWITECVNEYTPDCAHCVDSFHVIEWAMTALDEVRKDIWHDAYSEYKQVKKDNPCSKGRPKKDDPELAIVKAAKAKADEIKGSAYMIKVLCFLFDTKYHMHYIISF
- the bsh gene encoding choloylglycine hydrolase, which gives rise to MCTAATYKTKDFYMGRTLDYEFSYGEQIAITPRNYEFDFRFAGKIKSHYALIGMAFVAEGYPLYYDAVNEKGLGMAGLNFVGNAAYEEALPEDETEVSQVAQFEFIPWILTQCATVAEAREKLAAMRLTGTAFSEQLPTAQLHWIIADKDSSIVVESMKDGLHVYDNPVGVLTNNPPFPSQMFALNNYAGVSRKQPESTFAGVLQLDAYSRGMGGMGIPGDLSSQSRFVKVAFTKLNSISGEEEDESVSQFFHILGSVDQQRGCCEVTEGKYEITIYTSCCNTAKGIYYYTTYDNHQITAVDMHAENLDSDQLICYPLLSKGEVRWQNK
- a CDS encoding CDP-alcohol phosphatidyltransferase family protein, giving the protein MQSEVNQEENLNRIITVPNLLSFFRLCLIPVIIWSYCVKKNPLLAGEILLLSGLTDLADGYIARRFHRISNLGKILDPVADKLTQAAMLICLFTRFPHMLLLIVIMAGKELYMVVSGCLVIRKTGKVHGADWHGKIVTFLLYGTAAVHIIWFHITPMVSDLLIGLCAIMMVISVALYIIQNTRTLKGETV
- a CDS encoding FUSC family protein, with amino-acid sequence MTFYQELQLNQAGSKNLLKKSETVKEKSYHILVYLVKIAVTMAFCFFFVSIFSILFGNENSIVGVVVLLCLMVFRNADLGIHTGQSTMLLALFFVIMTVCPHLANQFSPVLGMLLNIAALAVLILFGCHNPFMFNQSTLVLGYLLLYGYDVTGKSYQMRLVGMAFGAALTCFVFYRNHKNRTYKRNLKDLIQEFDITSSRTKWQICQILCVPIVLCIAELCNMPRAMWAGIAAMSTILPFMEDMHYRVRKRIVGNIAGVICFTVLYFLLPSSIYAYIGILGGIGVGFSAQYGWQAVFNTFGALAIAAETYGLQGAVSLRVIQNVFGVVFALAFCVIFYWFMSKKKESDVTVHAE
- a CDS encoding HAMP domain-containing histidine kinase, giving the protein MEQKKEKGLRIRSCLTGAIWLALVFSTVISALLFAFLNHFFHLPGSIPVLGWLLIFNTLIAGLITSFINAKLLEPITRLSKAMKEVSRGDFEQHLETNSRIAEVGESYQSFNVMTKELRATEVLQMDFVSNVSHEFKTPINAIEGYTMLLQGEELSQEQEEYVEKILFNTQRLSGLVGNILLLSKLENQNIPMKKTEYRLDEQIRQAFLSLETKWTEKEIGFQVELEEVKYTGNEGLFMHIWMNLLDNAIKFSPAKGTIMMFLKQEKDSVMFILEDEGPGIEDDVKTRIFDKFYQADGSHKAEGNGLGLALVKRIVDSAGGTIKAENREYGGCRFVVELPIQKDEII
- a CDS encoding response regulator transcription factor; its protein translation is MFQILIVEDDKELSQLFQKVLEKNGYQVKSASDGALALEILDKEYIDLIISDIMMPVMDGYELVSELRSAGYQIPVLMITAKGSFDDMRQGFLSGSDDYMVKPVNVNEMVLRVGALLRRAQILNEHKIVIGSTEFDYDAMTVITDKESLVLPKKEFLLLYKLAASPGRTFTKQQLMDEVWGYETEADPHTIEVHIGRIRERFKDNPDFEIVTMRGIGYKVVKK
- a CDS encoding phospholipase D family protein, which codes for MKKYKICKILLVILAIFLCMAFYELLGICVAYKKQPEVSNTTKKETKNGSWNECSENTERAVIIEKNPEALLQRVRLIKNAKKEIILSTFAFQSDESGKLILGALHDAADRGVHVRLLVDGMESWVDMEGNPYFYGLSSHENVEIKLYNKANPLKPWKMMGRMHDKYLIADGKRYILGGRNTYNYFLGDFPGHKNYDRDVLVVCDEPEKENSVNQLLEYFETIWEQEDSGYFHDNKKLANRKSVKNAVLELQNGYQKYFEENKERICDTDYTDETFETEKIALVSNPIHTGPKEPVVWYQLGELMKNAKERVKIHTPYIICNDMMYNTWKEIAERVPDFSIMTNSVANNGNPFGSADYARNRNRILNTGIDIWEYEGGYSYHGKSILIDDDLSVIGSFNMDMRSTYLDTELMLVIRSKEINKQLEEGMMEYERVSRQVLEDGTYRDPYHVEPIELTKKRQRNVLLVQHLLGWARYLF
- the cls gene encoding cardiolipin synthase; this translates as MKQDTLEGKAKTKNGVKRLCFSIICILLEVIFIITIVTRLNEYAEIINLFTRILSGILVLGLYASNKTSSMKMPWVILILIFPIMGVGLYLLIGLNGGTHKMRERYAEIDSKLLPMLPDSQECLSRIKETIPKAGNIASYIQRNSQYPIYQNTDIVYFDEAVKGLEAQLKDLEKAQKFIFMEYHAIEDAEAWHKIQDVLEERVKAGVEVRVFYDDMGSIGFINTDFVKKMEAIGIHCRVFNPFMPGLNLFLNNRDHRKITVIDGKVGFTGGYNLANEYFNYTHPYGQWKDTGIRLEGDAVQSLTVTFLEMWNAVSAKDANDPDFSKYLFHYDYAAQQTGFVQPYADSPMDNEQVGEEVYISMINKAEKYCWFMTPYLIITDEMTHALCLAAKRGVDVRIITPGIPDKKFIYNITRSFYHGLVKHGVRVYEWTPGFCHAKMSVADDCMATCGTINLDYRSLYHHFENGCFMADCQAVVEIKNDLIRTMGECRDVTDQYQTGRSAYLRLGQLFMRLFAGLL